One Caulobacter segnis genomic window carries:
- a CDS encoding response regulator, whose translation MTAKGLASRQRILVIDDEPQIHRFLGPALDAAGYEPLRADSGQEGLRGVALWSPDAVVLDLGLPDMDGKEVLEKARAFYDGPILILSARDREIEKIEALDRGANDYVEKPFGVGELLARLRAALRQTGRAQTPSGPIRAGDVEIDLEKRRVTRAGVAVKLSPREYDVLTRLALGHGKVLTHKDLLTAVWGPAHAQDTQYLRVFVGQLRQKLEADPATPQLLQTEPGIGYRFVGDDA comes from the coding sequence ATGACCGCCAAAGGGCTAGCAAGCCGCCAGCGCATCCTCGTCATCGACGACGAGCCGCAGATCCATCGGTTCCTGGGACCGGCGCTGGACGCCGCCGGCTACGAACCGTTGCGGGCCGACAGCGGCCAGGAAGGCCTGCGCGGCGTCGCGCTGTGGTCGCCGGACGCCGTGGTGCTGGATCTGGGCCTGCCGGACATGGATGGCAAGGAGGTGCTGGAGAAGGCTCGGGCCTTCTATGACGGCCCGATCCTGATCCTGTCGGCCCGCGACCGCGAGATTGAGAAGATCGAGGCGCTGGATCGCGGCGCCAACGACTATGTCGAAAAACCCTTTGGTGTCGGTGAGTTGCTGGCGCGTCTTCGCGCCGCGCTGCGCCAGACCGGACGCGCCCAGACGCCCAGCGGTCCGATCCGGGCGGGCGATGTCGAGATCGACCTGGAGAAGCGCCGCGTCACGCGGGCCGGCGTCGCGGTAAAGCTGTCGCCGCGCGAATACGACGTCCTGACCCGTCTGGCGCTCGGGCACGGCAAGGTCCTTACCCACAAGGACCTGCTGACCGCCGTCTGGGGGCCAGCCCACGCCCAGGACACGCAATATCTGCGCGTCTTCGTCGGCCAGTTGCGCCAGAAGCTGGAGGCGGATCCAGCGACGCCTCAGCTCCTGCAGACCGAGCCGGGTATCGGCTATCGCTTCGTCGGCGACGACGCCTAG
- a CDS encoding energy transducer TonB, producing the protein MTPIAVLAAGRHVGFQQWGRQALLQKGVAFVSSCGIVAAQLALVTFEAPAPPPAPAPPNIVVSLVPVDLIHPEPAPRPIVRQVVEPGKKPAVTETTSKATAKPSPAGTLASATPVTPAAAPVQGPSPAPSSAAPAPIQTAAVVEPPPRADDALQRYQDLVWRMIMARRPPTAHLRGGAQIAFHLMPNGTPCDIRIARTSGDPMLDRLAIATVQRAGPFPKPPAGLRADTEFEIWFQFR; encoded by the coding sequence ATGACCCCAATCGCCGTCCTCGCGGCCGGGCGACACGTCGGCTTTCAGCAGTGGGGCCGCCAGGCGCTGCTGCAGAAGGGAGTCGCCTTCGTGTCGTCCTGCGGCATCGTCGCCGCGCAGCTGGCGCTGGTGACCTTCGAGGCGCCGGCCCCGCCGCCGGCGCCGGCCCCGCCCAACATCGTGGTCAGCCTGGTGCCGGTCGACCTCATTCACCCCGAACCGGCGCCCCGGCCGATCGTCCGTCAGGTGGTCGAGCCGGGAAAGAAGCCGGCCGTGACGGAGACGACCAGCAAGGCGACGGCCAAGCCCAGCCCGGCCGGCACGCTCGCCTCGGCCACGCCCGTGACGCCGGCGGCCGCGCCGGTCCAGGGCCCCTCGCCCGCACCGTCCTCGGCCGCGCCGGCGCCGATCCAGACGGCCGCGGTCGTCGAACCGCCACCGAGGGCCGACGACGCCCTGCAGCGCTACCAGGACCTGGTGTGGCGGATGATCATGGCGCGGCGTCCGCCGACCGCCCATCTGCGCGGCGGAGCCCAGATCGCCTTCCACCTGATGCCGAACGGGACGCCGTGCGACATCCGCATCGCGCGCACCAGCGGCGATCCCATGCTGGACCGCCTGGCCATCGCCACGGTCCAGCGCGCCGGACCGTTCCCGAAACCGCCCGCCGGCCTGCGCGCCGACACCGAGTTCGAGATCTGGTTCCAGTTCCGCTAG
- a CDS encoding TonB-dependent receptor has translation MIRTVFNRSTTSWLAIAVALAATPAAAQATLQLRDVEVETTSAASDVGPAGLSAHVVDHVAAGHKKASSSDLTEILRATPGVAAQGAGGFSSLPSIRGLGEDKVIVTIDGAPVDMACPNFMNPPLSYVDPQTLDAVLVIKGVSPVSFGGDNIGGVIAARSADPKFAQPGQMLFTGETSAFYRSNDDAVGGALQATVANDRWSVGYAGSGAKARNYRGGDGDGAARSTEYAKTSHALTVGRRTGVGLFTIKGSLDYSPYEGFPNQWMDMTLNRSWALTGRYQGAFAWGALDVTAYHRDVRHKMNFLDDKGGDADGGMPMDTWVKSSGVTAKADVMLDARQTLRVGGEFHHQALDDSWPAVAGSMMMGPNTYLNVNDGRRDRFGVFAELDSHWSDKLSSVVGVRHDAVSMNTGDVQPYSTGMMSMKDAMAATAFNAADHKHDDGNWGATALLRYAPTAGVTLEAGYARKAQSPNLYQLYAWGRGAMSSQMIGWYGDGNGYVGNLALKAQKADTFSGAVQFSRGGEDGWRLKIEPFYTRVDDFIDARKIADLTNMMGMPSGFVQLQFVNVDAEFRGVDVSAQAPLWSSEAFGKARLEATLSALHGENRANGAPLYRQMPLNGRIALQHAKGPWTSAVELELVADKDRVDPVRNERKTAAYQLLNVRTAYQWKTVTLSLAVENLANQSYDLPLGGVSLGDYGATGSLRQTPGRGRSVDVGLTARF, from the coding sequence ATGATCCGCACCGTCTTCAACCGCTCCACGACCTCCTGGCTGGCCATCGCCGTCGCCCTGGCGGCGACGCCCGCCGCGGCCCAGGCCACGCTGCAACTGCGCGATGTCGAGGTCGAGACCACGTCCGCCGCCTCGGACGTCGGCCCGGCCGGACTGTCGGCCCATGTCGTCGATCACGTCGCGGCCGGCCACAAGAAGGCCTCGTCCAGCGACCTCACCGAGATCCTGCGCGCCACGCCTGGCGTCGCGGCCCAGGGCGCCGGCGGCTTCTCCAGCCTGCCGTCGATCCGGGGCCTGGGCGAAGACAAGGTGATCGTCACCATCGACGGCGCGCCGGTCGACATGGCCTGCCCCAATTTCATGAACCCGCCGCTGTCCTATGTCGATCCGCAGACCCTGGACGCCGTCCTGGTCATCAAGGGCGTGTCGCCGGTCAGCTTCGGGGGCGACAATATCGGCGGCGTCATCGCCGCGCGGTCGGCCGATCCCAAGTTCGCCCAGCCGGGCCAGATGCTGTTCACCGGCGAGACCTCGGCCTTCTACCGGAGCAACGACGACGCCGTGGGCGGCGCGCTGCAGGCGACCGTGGCCAACGACCGCTGGAGCGTCGGCTACGCCGGCTCGGGCGCCAAGGCCCGCAACTATCGCGGCGGCGACGGCGATGGCGCCGCGCGCTCGACCGAATACGCCAAGACCAGCCACGCGCTGACGGTCGGTCGGCGCACCGGCGTGGGCCTGTTCACGATCAAGGGCAGCCTCGACTACTCGCCGTACGAAGGCTTTCCCAACCAGTGGATGGACATGACCCTGAACCGGTCCTGGGCGCTGACCGGCCGCTACCAGGGCGCGTTCGCCTGGGGCGCGCTGGACGTCACCGCCTATCACCGCGACGTCCGCCACAAGATGAACTTCCTGGACGACAAGGGCGGCGACGCCGACGGCGGCATGCCCATGGACACCTGGGTCAAGTCCAGCGGCGTGACGGCCAAGGCCGACGTCATGCTGGACGCCCGTCAGACCCTGCGGGTCGGCGGCGAGTTCCACCACCAGGCGCTGGACGACAGCTGGCCGGCCGTGGCCGGCAGCATGATGATGGGTCCCAACACCTATCTGAACGTCAATGACGGCCGCCGCGACCGTTTCGGCGTGTTCGCCGAGCTGGATTCGCACTGGTCCGACAAGCTCTCCAGCGTGGTCGGCGTGCGCCACGACGCGGTGTCGATGAACACCGGCGACGTCCAGCCCTACTCCACCGGCATGATGAGCATGAAGGACGCCATGGCGGCGACGGCTTTCAACGCCGCCGACCATAAGCACGACGATGGGAACTGGGGCGCGACTGCCCTGCTCCGCTACGCGCCGACCGCCGGGGTGACGCTGGAGGCCGGCTACGCCCGCAAGGCCCAGTCGCCGAACCTTTACCAGCTCTACGCCTGGGGTCGCGGCGCTATGTCCAGCCAGATGATCGGCTGGTACGGCGACGGCAACGGCTATGTCGGCAACCTGGCCCTGAAGGCCCAGAAGGCCGACACCTTCAGCGGCGCCGTACAGTTCAGCCGCGGCGGCGAGGACGGCTGGCGGCTGAAGATCGAGCCGTTCTACACGCGGGTCGACGACTTCATCGACGCGCGCAAGATCGCCGACCTGACCAACATGATGGGCATGCCCAGTGGGTTCGTTCAGCTGCAATTCGTCAATGTGGACGCCGAGTTCCGGGGCGTCGACGTCTCGGCCCAGGCGCCGCTGTGGTCCAGCGAGGCGTTCGGCAAGGCGCGCCTGGAAGCGACGCTCAGCGCCCTGCATGGCGAGAACCGCGCCAACGGCGCGCCGCTCTATCGCCAGATGCCGCTGAACGGCCGCATCGCGCTGCAACACGCCAAGGGCCCCTGGACCAGCGCCGTCGAGCTGGAGCTGGTCGCCGATAAGGATCGTGTCGATCCCGTCCGCAACGAGCGCAAGACCGCGGCCTATCAACTGCTGAACGTCCGCACCGCCTATCAGTGGAAGACGGTGACCCTGAGCCTGGCGGTCGAGAACCTGGCCAACCAGAGCTACGACCTGCCGCTGGGCGGCGTCTCGCTGGGCGACTATGGCGCGACCGGTTCGCTGCGCCAGACGCCCGGCCGGGGCCGCTCGGTCGACGTCGGGCTGACCGCGAGGTTCTAG
- a CDS encoding acetamidase/formamidase family protein, with the protein MRFTTNAFPKEQRQEAWRFALQRLSIELLDNQAEIYGELVTFRTALGMQFIRIAGTRQSLAVDFSQSASCIWLVLLLDGELTVTSGRTARILAEGAIVCGSDLVGARLDLRGDGRLLITRVPQALPTLKSRTPAPAAINCLDGASGLGGMLSGLLSSVAETLNEVEADHMRPVEAALPEFIAALLLDSAPDKDRGGSAGGRASLLDRVFQTIEMRLSDPELNLQQVAKEHGISSRYLQKLFASIDESFGHFLKARRLERCRLDLGSPLHAQKSISEILFQWGFNDSASFSRAFREQYGVSPREYRKAPAANDENGRVLLRGLPTSIRKPKRVPPGLAPVEDEDGEVADGAPSEDIRQPPVERGPRHHLLKASPETVHWGYFSRALKPVIEVESGDYVTVETLTHHAYDDYERMIEGDPGAESVFRWTAEGKAVDRRGAGPIDGSALGRGAGEGFGVHICTGPIAIAGARPGDVVEVKILEITPRPSQNSRFRGRAFGSNAAAYWGFHYTDLLTEPKPREVVTIYEVEHQHGRACAHAVYNYRWTPQTDPFGVTHDRIDYPGVPVNLDTVVRNFDVLRDIEVPVRPHFGVVAMAPNHADPVDSVPPSNFGGNIDNWRLGAGASLFLPVGVPGGLLSLGDPHASQGDSELCGTAIECSMTALIQVVLHPASTAREPLRDLDYPLLETKDEWVIFGFSHPEYLKEMGPSAQSEVYKKSSIDLAMRDAFRKARRFLMTTRNLSEDEAISLLSVGVDFGVTQVANGNWGVHAIIRKAMFAS; encoded by the coding sequence GTGCGCTTTACAACTAACGCCTTTCCCAAGGAGCAGCGCCAGGAAGCTTGGCGCTTTGCATTGCAGCGACTGTCGATCGAGTTGCTGGACAACCAGGCTGAGATTTACGGCGAGCTGGTCACGTTCCGCACGGCTCTGGGAATGCAGTTCATCCGTATCGCCGGTACGCGGCAGTCGCTGGCCGTCGACTTCAGCCAGAGCGCGTCCTGCATCTGGCTGGTCCTACTGCTTGACGGCGAACTGACCGTGACCAGCGGTCGGACCGCGCGGATCCTCGCCGAGGGCGCCATCGTGTGCGGAAGCGACCTGGTCGGCGCGCGCCTGGATTTGCGCGGCGATGGCCGGCTGCTGATCACCCGTGTTCCGCAGGCCTTGCCGACGCTGAAATCCCGAACGCCTGCGCCCGCCGCGATCAACTGCCTGGATGGCGCATCCGGCCTGGGGGGCATGCTTTCGGGCTTGCTGAGCTCGGTCGCTGAAACCCTCAATGAGGTGGAGGCCGATCACATGCGGCCCGTTGAGGCCGCCTTGCCCGAGTTCATCGCCGCTCTGCTGCTCGACTCCGCCCCCGACAAGGACAGGGGCGGTTCGGCCGGCGGGCGAGCCTCGCTACTGGACCGCGTCTTCCAGACCATCGAAATGCGCCTCAGCGATCCCGAGTTGAACCTGCAGCAGGTCGCCAAGGAGCACGGCATATCGTCGCGCTACCTGCAGAAGCTGTTCGCCTCCATTGACGAGAGCTTCGGCCATTTCCTCAAGGCGCGACGGTTGGAGCGCTGCCGGCTGGATCTGGGAAGCCCGCTGCATGCGCAGAAGTCGATCTCCGAGATCCTCTTCCAGTGGGGGTTCAACGACTCCGCCTCCTTCAGCCGCGCCTTCCGAGAGCAGTATGGCGTCAGCCCGCGCGAATATCGCAAGGCGCCGGCGGCCAACGACGAAAACGGACGGGTCCTGCTTCGCGGGCTGCCCACCTCGATCCGCAAACCCAAGCGTGTCCCGCCAGGTTTGGCGCCCGTCGAGGACGAGGACGGCGAGGTCGCGGACGGCGCGCCGTCCGAGGACATACGCCAGCCGCCGGTCGAGCGCGGCCCTCGCCATCATCTTCTGAAGGCGTCTCCCGAAACCGTCCATTGGGGCTATTTCAGCCGCGCCCTGAAACCCGTGATCGAGGTCGAGTCCGGCGACTACGTCACGGTCGAGACGCTGACCCACCACGCCTATGACGACTACGAGCGAATGATCGAAGGCGATCCTGGCGCCGAAAGCGTCTTTCGCTGGACGGCGGAGGGCAAGGCGGTCGATCGGCGGGGCGCGGGGCCCATCGACGGCTCGGCGTTGGGGCGCGGGGCGGGGGAGGGGTTCGGGGTGCACATCTGCACCGGACCGATCGCGATCGCCGGCGCCAGGCCCGGCGACGTGGTCGAGGTCAAGATCCTCGAGATCACGCCGCGCCCCAGCCAGAATAGCCGCTTCCGGGGCCGCGCGTTCGGCAGCAACGCCGCCGCCTATTGGGGCTTTCACTACACCGACCTGCTCACCGAGCCCAAGCCGCGCGAGGTGGTGACCATCTACGAGGTGGAGCACCAACACGGCCGGGCGTGCGCGCACGCCGTCTACAACTATCGCTGGACGCCGCAGACCGATCCTTTCGGCGTGACGCACGATCGGATCGACTATCCCGGCGTGCCCGTGAATCTCGACACCGTCGTGCGGAACTTCGACGTGCTGCGCGACATCGAGGTGCCCGTGCGGCCGCACTTCGGCGTGGTGGCCATGGCGCCAAACCATGCCGACCCGGTCGATTCCGTCCCGCCGTCCAACTTTGGCGGCAATATCGACAACTGGCGCCTGGGGGCCGGCGCCAGCCTTTTCCTGCCCGTCGGCGTGCCGGGCGGCCTGCTCTCATTGGGCGATCCGCATGCCTCCCAAGGCGATTCCGAACTGTGCGGCACGGCGATCGAATGCTCGATGACGGCGCTAATCCAAGTCGTTCTCCACCCCGCCAGCACCGCGCGCGAGCCGCTGCGGGATCTCGACTATCCGTTGCTCGAAACCAAGGATGAATGGGTGATCTTCGGCTTCAGCCATCCCGAGTACCTGAAAGAGATGGGGCCGTCGGCGCAAAGCGAGGTCTACAAGAAGTCCTCAATTGACCTTGCGATGCGCGACGCCTTCCGGAAAGCGCGGCGCTTCCTGATGACGACCCGGAACCTCAGCGAAGACGAGGCGATCTCGTTGCTTTCCGTGGGCGTTGACTTTGGTGTCACCCAAGTGGCGAACGGGAACTGGGGGGTCCACGCCATCATCCGCAAGGCCATGTTCGCCAGCTAG
- a CDS encoding TonB-dependent receptor has protein sequence MATTRVALLLSVSMTVLASMATPALAVEPTVDQQAGQLEEVVVTAERRPVDLQKSALSVSAVTAETLTQGNITDITGLNGLVPGLVVARSGGGERVISIRGIGSETPENTNTQPGVSYHVDGVYIFNSIAANAAFIDVAQVEVLRGPQGTMFGQGSTGGTINVVSNKPVLGEYAGTVNLGGGNHGLFKGDAALNVFLGDKFAIRGVVQRYEHDGYAKATGVAGQPDYPLDEADETGWKLSALWAPTDDLSVTLSTIQYRSDTNGPAQKNILDPNPDPRELTQDYPGHSLVDTKLYSAVVKYSLPWATLTSISSYQKLLSAQAWDADALTADLFYAETYSPLTFGGYRYDHVPLWRSRGKSYTQEVNLTSKTDGPFQWIAGAVYLKSTNSQYIVEYNADDDNLVTPPLPEDTPWNDPRVAALSYAELSAITRKSWAAYFQGTYQISDKLSVIAGLRYNDDKYSGEAASNGSATSGAYLQPQPTEGLGTQETTGKLALNYQYTPSNMLYASYTRGYKPGGINSSAASGNSYSIKPTFKPEVVDSLEVGSKNRFMNNRLQLNLSAFVYDYKDMQFLEEDPILYGEGASNAPSARIYGLEAETSWLASRHWRIEGSVSLLKGEFDKDYYALDQAKAEAAQNAAGYPGYLFWTNFFPAVLARDAVRQNINGNDVPKLPDVQGSLSATYTNHLGPGFLTAKAEYTYRGQYQYRLFNEGAIDTVPSYDVVNLFFKYEPDDSKVALSLSVTNLFDTAGLNSRFSDPYGSAQVTDTFIPPRQWIASVGYKF, from the coding sequence ATGGCGACCACCAGGGTGGCGCTGCTGTTGTCGGTTTCGATGACCGTGCTCGCATCCATGGCGACGCCGGCCCTCGCGGTGGAACCGACCGTCGACCAACAGGCCGGCCAGTTGGAAGAGGTGGTGGTGACGGCCGAAAGGCGCCCCGTCGACCTCCAGAAAAGCGCCTTGTCGGTGTCGGCGGTGACGGCCGAGACCCTGACCCAGGGCAACATCACCGACATCACCGGCCTCAACGGCCTGGTGCCCGGACTGGTCGTCGCCCGCAGCGGCGGCGGCGAACGGGTGATCTCGATCCGCGGCATCGGTTCGGAAACCCCGGAGAACACCAACACCCAGCCGGGCGTGTCCTATCACGTCGATGGCGTCTACATCTTCAACTCGATCGCCGCCAACGCCGCTTTCATCGACGTGGCCCAGGTCGAGGTGCTGCGCGGCCCGCAGGGCACGATGTTCGGCCAGGGCTCGACCGGCGGCACCATCAACGTGGTCAGCAACAAGCCCGTGCTCGGTGAATATGCCGGGACCGTCAATCTGGGCGGCGGCAATCACGGGCTGTTCAAGGGCGACGCGGCGCTCAACGTCTTCCTGGGCGACAAGTTCGCGATCCGCGGCGTGGTCCAGCGCTACGAGCATGACGGCTACGCCAAGGCGACCGGGGTGGCCGGACAGCCGGACTATCCGCTGGATGAGGCCGATGAGACCGGCTGGAAGCTGTCGGCCCTCTGGGCGCCCACAGACGACCTCTCGGTGACCCTCAGCACGATCCAGTATAGAAGCGACACCAACGGACCGGCCCAGAAGAACATCCTGGACCCCAACCCTGACCCCCGCGAACTGACCCAGGACTATCCAGGCCACTCGCTGGTGGACACCAAGCTGTATTCGGCGGTCGTCAAATACAGTCTGCCCTGGGCGACCCTGACCTCAATCAGCAGCTACCAGAAGCTGCTCAGCGCGCAGGCGTGGGACGCCGACGCCCTGACGGCCGACCTGTTCTACGCGGAGACCTACAGCCCGCTGACTTTCGGCGGCTATCGCTACGACCACGTTCCCCTGTGGCGTAGCCGGGGTAAGTCCTACACCCAGGAGGTCAACCTCACCTCCAAGACCGACGGACCGTTCCAGTGGATCGCCGGCGCGGTCTATCTGAAGTCGACCAACTCGCAGTACATCGTCGAGTACAACGCCGACGACGACAACCTCGTCACACCGCCTCTTCCCGAGGACACGCCCTGGAACGACCCGCGCGTAGCGGCCCTTTCCTACGCCGAGCTGTCGGCGATCACGCGCAAGTCGTGGGCGGCCTATTTCCAGGGAACCTACCAGATTTCCGACAAGCTCAGCGTCATCGCGGGCCTGCGCTACAACGACGACAAGTACAGCGGCGAGGCCGCGAGCAACGGATCGGCCACGTCCGGCGCCTATCTCCAGCCTCAGCCGACCGAAGGCCTGGGCACGCAGGAGACTACCGGTAAGCTTGCGCTGAACTACCAGTACACTCCGTCCAACATGCTCTACGCCAGCTATACGCGCGGCTACAAGCCGGGCGGGATCAACAGCTCGGCCGCGTCCGGCAATTCCTATTCGATCAAGCCGACCTTCAAGCCAGAAGTCGTCGACTCCCTGGAGGTCGGTTCGAAGAACCGCTTCATGAACAATAGGCTGCAGTTGAACCTCTCGGCCTTCGTCTACGACTACAAGGACATGCAGTTCCTGGAGGAAGACCCGATCCTCTACGGCGAGGGAGCCAGCAACGCGCCCAGCGCCCGGATCTATGGCCTGGAGGCCGAGACGTCGTGGCTGGCCTCCCGGCACTGGCGCATCGAGGGCTCGGTCTCGCTGCTGAAGGGTGAGTTCGACAAGGATTACTACGCGCTTGACCAGGCCAAGGCCGAGGCGGCGCAGAACGCGGCCGGCTATCCAGGCTACCTGTTCTGGACCAACTTCTTCCCCGCCGTCCTGGCGCGCGACGCCGTCCGTCAGAACATCAACGGCAACGACGTGCCCAAGCTGCCCGACGTGCAGGGCTCGCTCAGCGCCACCTACACCAATCACCTGGGGCCGGGCTTCCTCACGGCCAAGGCCGAGTACACCTATCGTGGTCAATACCAGTACCGGCTGTTCAACGAAGGCGCGATCGACACCGTACCGTCCTACGACGTCGTCAACCTGTTCTTCAAATACGAGCCGGACGACAGCAAGGTCGCCTTGTCGCTGTCGGTGACCAACCTGTTCGACACCGCCGGCCTGAACTCGCGGTTCAGCGACCCCTATGGCAGCGCCCAGGTGACCGACACCTTCATCCCGCCGAGGCAGTGGATCGCCTCGGTCGGCTACAAGTTCTGA
- a CDS encoding CynX/NimT family MFS transporter has translation MSRSILIMVVVSLGFFFVTATTFTSLGYVLYSMVAELGWSQAAAGMSFSILGLACGLSSPLPPMLMKWVGTRLTMFLGGLALAVGFLLAARVHGIGVFFAATALMGVGFSLVAPSPAVYLLASWFPKTSSRMIGFYFMAGAFGGVVGPLVVGAIVSTTGSWRTHWMVMSVTALAVGLVSLAAVKDAVPVTDVSDVKNAGLTEKTADALAKPVSWTVRQALTSRSFILLALAMMIVQTVVTTMHSSLVAHVASFGHGPASGAFAMSLLALTGTLTKGVTGALSEKVNPKLLLVWGLALQGAAMLLLCVAGTPALAYVSALLFGVGWGLSWLSAHVLLLRYFGSAIAGEMVAMATMATTFAVVGPLVAGWSADTTGSFVPVFLILAGLLALTVIITGLLLRPPTRLAITLNTTSSSAEREPIDAPSLSAAE, from the coding sequence ATGTCGCGCAGCATCTTGATCATGGTCGTGGTGTCGCTGGGGTTCTTCTTCGTCACGGCGACCACCTTCACCTCTCTGGGCTACGTGCTCTATTCCATGGTGGCCGAGCTGGGCTGGTCGCAGGCCGCCGCGGGCATGAGCTTCTCGATCCTGGGCTTAGCCTGTGGGCTCAGCAGCCCCCTGCCCCCGATGCTGATGAAATGGGTCGGCACCCGCCTGACGATGTTTCTCGGCGGACTGGCCCTGGCGGTCGGCTTCCTCCTGGCGGCCAGGGTTCACGGCATTGGCGTGTTCTTCGCCGCCACGGCGCTGATGGGCGTGGGGTTCTCGTTGGTCGCGCCCTCGCCGGCGGTCTACCTGCTGGCGAGCTGGTTTCCGAAGACCTCATCGCGCATGATCGGCTTCTATTTCATGGCGGGCGCCTTCGGCGGCGTGGTCGGGCCGCTGGTGGTCGGCGCCATCGTCTCGACGACAGGTAGTTGGCGGACGCACTGGATGGTGATGTCCGTCACCGCCCTGGCGGTTGGATTGGTCAGCCTGGCGGCGGTGAAGGACGCCGTCCCCGTCACTGACGTCTCCGACGTCAAGAACGCTGGTCTAACGGAGAAGACCGCCGACGCGCTGGCGAAGCCCGTGTCATGGACGGTGCGCCAGGCGCTGACGAGCCGGTCGTTCATCCTGCTGGCCCTGGCGATGATGATTGTCCAGACCGTCGTGACCACCATGCACTCGTCGCTGGTGGCCCACGTCGCCAGCTTCGGCCATGGTCCCGCGTCCGGCGCCTTCGCCATGAGCCTGCTGGCCCTGACGGGCACGCTGACCAAGGGCGTGACCGGCGCTCTGAGCGAGAAGGTCAACCCCAAGCTCCTGCTGGTCTGGGGCCTGGCCCTCCAGGGCGCGGCCATGCTGCTGCTTTGTGTCGCCGGTACGCCGGCCCTGGCCTATGTGTCCGCCCTGCTGTTCGGCGTCGGCTGGGGCCTGTCCTGGCTCAGCGCCCACGTGCTGCTGCTGCGCTACTTTGGCAGCGCCATCGCCGGTGAGATGGTGGCGATGGCCACCATGGCCACGACCTTCGCCGTCGTTGGCCCGCTGGTGGCCGGTTGGAGCGCCGACACGACCGGCAGCTTCGTTCCGGTATTCCTGATCCTCGCTGGCCTTCTGGCCCTGACGGTGATCATCACCGGTCTCCTTTTGCGGCCGCCGACGCGCCTCGCGATCACCTTGAACACGACGAGCAGCAGCGCCGAACGCGAGCCCATTGACGCACCGTCGCTGAGCGCCGCCGAATGA
- a CDS encoding TetR/AcrR family transcriptional regulator: MRVKSEEKRLAILEAAKGVFLERGYVAASMAEVSARVGGSKQTLYSYFASKEDLFVAVMLEKGAAQVEPMFDTFHGGENLAEAVRRFALAFVRFITGDEVIAFRRIVYAEGAKSDLGRLFYENGPKRGWTRMAYDFARAMDEGRMRRADPWTAVDQLHALCEAGPVQRLLEGSASSVDDDVLTAAAEAAADTFIRAYGHTA, from the coding sequence ATGCGGGTGAAGAGCGAAGAGAAGCGGCTGGCCATCCTGGAGGCCGCCAAGGGCGTGTTCCTCGAGCGCGGCTATGTCGCGGCCAGCATGGCCGAGGTGTCCGCGCGCGTGGGCGGCTCCAAACAGACGCTCTACAGCTACTTCGCCTCGAAGGAGGACCTGTTCGTCGCGGTGATGCTGGAGAAGGGGGCCGCGCAGGTCGAGCCGATGTTCGACACCTTCCACGGCGGTGAGAACCTAGCCGAAGCCGTGCGTCGCTTCGCCCTGGCCTTCGTGCGCTTCATCACGGGTGACGAGGTCATCGCCTTTCGCCGGATCGTCTATGCCGAGGGCGCCAAGTCGGACCTTGGCCGTCTCTTCTACGAAAACGGCCCCAAACGCGGCTGGACCCGGATGGCCTATGACTTCGCCCGGGCCATGGACGAAGGGCGCATGCGTCGCGCCGACCCCTGGACGGCCGTCGACCAGTTGCACGCCCTGTGCGAGGCCGGACCGGTCCAGCGCCTCTTGGAGGGATCGGCGAGCAGCGTCGACGACGACGTCCTGACCGCTGCGGCCGAGGCAGCGGCCGACACCTTCATTAGGGCTTACGGGCATACGGCGTAG